In Pleurocapsa sp. PCC 7319, the following are encoded in one genomic region:
- a CDS encoding diguanylate cyclase domain-containing protein, producing MQFKPRKTALLVEADFSADSISTLDNISNAVIIFDDIKNCLFLNYAAEKILGDRSDISILGDWIRCRTQNIVQKEAIAYKAQELPETITSICGQVLDDLEILVSKLDISDDYWQKLDNHKPLPIRGHKIKPNYLSKNYLSKHDYSGLEEIVPHVGSYDRLTGLPNHNLLLEYIDKEIVFSRQEPSYTFAVLFIDINRFKVINSSLGRILADRLLVAISDRLKTCLRSQDFIARLGNDEFAILLSNVEHLEYTTNVAERIYRKLTVPFNIGEYEVFIEASIGIALGDREYAQPENLLRDAELAVSDVRRQNKFPYQIFNQSMRGKALTLLQLENDLRRAIKREEFILHYQPIISLVDNQIKGFEVLVRWRHPEKGLIAPGKFISLAEETGLIVPLGFWVLREACQQMYTWQTKFGGLIDWKVSVNISSKQLALPNFVAQVKQILRETHLDPHNLKLEITESSLVEDAKSTIIILTELKALGIEFSLDDFGTGYSSLSYLHQFPFDTLKIDRSFVSSIGNNVEKLGIVRAIVTLARNLGMDTIAEGIETVNQLAQLKALKCQYGQGYFLSKPLDKNILENIITTEIANPKPIASEDYRLLLDEQIAKEQLLFQIEHLRQELEELKLEKADLEIMLDNTTEHADLVESQLHNEICDRQKAQAALRLANRELEKLSVLDSLTQVANRRRFDDYLIQEWQKLRQEQAPLALILCDIDYFKLYNDTYGHPIGDSCLQQVALAIECVIESIPGLVARYGGEEFGIILPHLSGEKALKVAQKIAISVNQLHIVHQQSSVSEYVTISLGVHSLIPSGEFSPELLVALADKALYEAKEQGRNQACLYVAD from the coding sequence ATGCAATTCAAACCCAGAAAAACAGCTCTTCTAGTTGAGGCTGATTTTTCTGCTGACTCTATTTCAACTTTAGATAATATTAGTAATGCGGTTATTATTTTTGATGATATTAAGAATTGCTTATTTTTAAATTACGCTGCTGAAAAGATTTTAGGCGATCGCTCAGATATTTCAATTTTGGGAGATTGGATTCGCTGTAGAACACAGAATATAGTGCAAAAAGAGGCAATTGCCTATAAAGCGCAAGAATTACCTGAGACAATAACATCAATTTGTGGACAAGTACTTGATGATTTAGAAATATTAGTTAGTAAGCTAGATATTTCTGATGATTACTGGCAAAAATTGGATAATCATAAGCCTTTGCCTATTAGAGGGCATAAGATTAAACCTAATTATCTTTCTAAGAATTATCTTTCTAAGCATGATTATTCCGGGTTAGAAGAAATAGTCCCTCATGTTGGTAGTTATGATCGACTCACTGGCTTACCAAACCACAACTTACTATTAGAATATATTGATAAGGAAATTGTGTTTTCTCGGCAAGAACCAAGCTATACATTTGCCGTTTTATTTATAGATATTAACCGTTTCAAAGTAATTAATAGTAGTTTAGGCAGAATTTTAGCAGATCGCTTATTAGTGGCAATTTCTGATAGATTAAAAACTTGTTTGCGATCGCAAGATTTTATTGCTCGGCTGGGAAATGATGAATTTGCCATCTTGCTGAGTAATGTTGAGCATCTTGAATATACTACCAATGTTGCCGAAAGAATTTATCGGAAATTAACTGTGCCGTTTAATATTGGCGAATACGAGGTATTCATCGAAGCTAGTATTGGCATTGCTCTAGGAGATCGAGAATATGCTCAACCTGAAAACTTGTTGCGCGACGCTGAATTAGCAGTATCTGATGTCAGAAGACAAAATAAATTTCCTTATCAAATATTTAATCAATCAATGCGCGGCAAGGCTTTAACTCTGCTGCAATTAGAAAACGATTTAAGAAGAGCAATTAAACGAGAAGAATTCATTCTTCATTACCAGCCGATTATATCTCTAGTGGATAATCAGATTAAAGGCTTTGAAGTACTGGTGCGCTGGCGACATCCCGAGAAGGGGTTAATTGCTCCGGGAAAATTTATTTCTTTAGCTGAAGAAACGGGATTAATTGTCCCCCTAGGTTTTTGGGTACTTAGAGAAGCTTGCCAACAAATGTATACTTGGCAGACTAAGTTTGGGGGCTTAATTGATTGGAAAGTAAGCGTTAATATTTCCAGCAAACAGTTAGCCTTACCCAATTTTGTGGCTCAGGTCAAACAAATTTTACGGGAAACTCACCTAGATCCCCATAATTTAAAATTGGAGATTACTGAAAGCTCCTTAGTCGAGGATGCTAAATCGACTATCATAATTCTTACCGAGCTTAAGGCTCTGGGAATTGAGTTTTCTTTAGATGATTTTGGTACTGGTTATTCTTCCTTGAGTTACCTGCATCAATTTCCTTTTGACACACTTAAAATTGATCGCTCTTTTGTCAGTAGTATTGGAAATAATGTCGAAAAATTAGGTATTGTGCGAGCTATCGTCACTTTAGCTCGTAATTTGGGTATGGACACCATTGCCGAAGGTATCGAAACAGTAAATCAGTTAGCACAATTAAAGGCATTAAAATGCCAATATGGTCAAGGGTATTTTTTATCTAAACCTTTGGATAAAAATATTTTAGAAAATATAATTACTACTGAAATTGCTAATCCCAAACCAATAGCTTCAGAAGATTATCGCTTACTTTTAGATGAACAAATTGCCAAAGAGCAATTATTGTTCCAAATTGAACATCTTCGCCAAGAATTAGAAGAGCTAAAACTGGAAAAAGCTGATTTAGAAATCATGCTGGATAACACTACTGAACATGCTGATTTAGTTGAATCCCAGCTACACAATGAAATTTGCGATCGTCAAAAAGCCCAAGCTGCACTCCGTTTAGCCAATCGGGAATTAGAAAAGTTAAGTGTATTGGACAGTTTGACTCAGGTAGCTAATCGCCGTCGGTTTGATGATTATCTAATTCAGGAGTGGCAAAAATTGAGACAGGAACAAGCTCCTCTGGCTCTGATTTTGTGCGATATTGACTATTTCAAGCTTTATAACGATACCTATGGTCATCCTATCGGTGATTCCTGTCTACAACAAGTAGCATTAGCTATTGAATGTGTCATTGAATCAATACCCGGTTTAGTAGCTCGTTATGGTGGAGAAGAGTTTGGCATTATTTTGCCTCATCTTAGTGGAGAAAAAGCTTTAAAAGTGGCGCAAAAGATTGCGATTAGTGTTAATCAACTGCATATTGTTCATCAACAATCTTCAGTCAGTGAATATGTAACCATTAGTTTAGGAGTACATAGTTTGATTCCTAGCGGAGAATTTAGTCCTGAGTTGTTGGTTGCTTTGGCGGATAAAGCCCTATATGAAGCAAAAGAGCAAGGAAGGAATCAAGCTTGTCTGTACGTTGCTGACTAA
- a CDS encoding iron uptake porin, with the protein MKTINLIKAQYLQGPTNIDLIRSHKLLALGTKLGVTLGTAGLLFSGITTAAYSQTAESLPNNDSLLEQIDRYAIPTKDDALGQVNNISQLKDVSPTDWAYEALRGLVDRYGCIAGYPNQTFRGNQALTRYEFAAGLNACLNQIERLIASLDSVSAEDLEIARQLAQEFEAELATLNERVDDLEGRTAFLEDHQFSTTTKLTGESVFSLGHIFTGDQITRSGDDVNRSNVNNQEIDSEVVFGQRARLGFNTSFTGKDLLFTQFTAGNFPFFSERTGTFEGDLGLIADNGNELDLLVALYSFPLGDRTTVVLEGFGGIAYDFADTISPLDHYNDSASGSISAFGVRNPIYNQVVGAGVGIRSELSDSFELSAGYLAPDAQNPRNGNGLFNGAYSLLGQLVFKPGDRFKLGLTYVNSYNSSDTFTGSNLANLNTLAFGEVGETVPITSNSYGVQASFSLSDRFIISGWGGYTTSRVLSSVTANGVNVSRGDQDIWNWAVTLAFPDLLKEGNLGGIVVGMEPKVTDSSINISSVTDNTDRDTSLHVEAFYQYQLSDNIAVTPGAIWITAPDHDSRNDDVVIGTLRTTFTF; encoded by the coding sequence ATGAAAACGATTAATCTAATCAAGGCTCAATATTTACAAGGGCCGACAAATATCGACTTAATTAGATCTCATAAACTTTTGGCTTTGGGCACAAAGCTTGGTGTTACTTTGGGAACGGCTGGGCTATTATTTTCTGGAATAACAACTGCTGCTTATTCTCAAACAGCAGAATCTTTACCTAATAATGACAGTTTACTAGAGCAAATTGATCGCTATGCTATTCCTACAAAGGATGATGCTCTGGGTCAAGTCAATAATATTTCACAACTGAAAGATGTCTCTCCTACAGACTGGGCTTATGAGGCTCTTCGCGGTTTAGTAGATCGTTATGGCTGTATCGCTGGCTATCCCAATCAGACATTTCGCGGTAATCAGGCTCTTACCCGCTATGAATTTGCTGCTGGTTTAAATGCTTGTCTGAATCAAATTGAACGTTTGATTGCTTCTTTGGATTCAGTTAGTGCTGAAGATTTAGAAATTGCACGACAGCTAGCACAAGAGTTCGAAGCTGAATTAGCGACTCTTAATGAACGAGTTGACGATCTTGAAGGTCGTACCGCCTTTTTAGAAGATCATCAATTCTCCACAACAACTAAATTAACTGGAGAATCAGTCTTTAGTTTGGGTCATATCTTTACTGGAGATCAGATCACTAGATCTGGAGATGATGTCAATAGAAGTAATGTCAATAATCAAGAAATTGACAGTGAGGTCGTATTTGGTCAAAGAGCCCGTCTAGGTTTTAATACTAGTTTTACGGGCAAAGACTTGCTGTTTACTCAGTTTACTGCTGGTAATTTTCCCTTTTTTAGTGAAAGAACAGGAACTTTTGAAGGAGATTTAGGCTTAATTGCTGACAATGGCAATGAGCTAGATCTGCTGGTCGCACTTTATTCATTTCCTCTTGGAGATCGCACTACAGTTGTACTGGAGGGATTTGGCGGTATTGCCTATGATTTTGCCGATACTATTAGTCCTCTAGATCACTATAATGACAGTGCCAGTGGTTCTATTTCCGCTTTTGGGGTGCGTAATCCTATTTACAATCAGGTTGTTGGGGCAGGAGTTGGGATCAGAAGTGAACTAAGTGATAGTTTTGAGCTGAGTGCAGGATATTTAGCACCCGATGCCCAGAATCCCCGCAATGGCAATGGTTTATTTAATGGTGCCTATTCTTTGTTAGGACAACTAGTATTTAAACCAGGCGATCGCTTTAAGCTAGGTTTAACCTATGTTAATTCCTATAACAGTAGTGATACCTTTACTGGTAGTAATCTCGCCAATTTAAATACCCTTGCTTTCGGTGAAGTAGGTGAAACAGTTCCCATTACCAGTAATTCTTATGGTGTTCAAGCATCCTTTTCTTTAAGCGATCGCTTTATTATCAGTGGTTGGGGTGGATATACTACTAGTCGCGTTTTAAGTTCTGTGACGGCAAATGGAGTAAATGTTAGTCGAGGTGATCAAGATATTTGGAATTGGGCAGTTACTCTAGCCTTCCCCGATCTGCTTAAAGAAGGTAATTTAGGTGGAATTGTTGTCGGGATGGAACCCAAAGTCACAGATTCTAGTATTAATATTTCAAGCGTAACTGATAATACTGATCGGGATACTTCCCTCCACGTTGAGGCTTTTTACCAATATCAGTTATCAGATAACATTGCTGTTACTCCTGGTGCAATTTGGATTACTGCTCCAGATCATGACAGTCGAAATGATGATGTAGTTATTGGTACCCTAAGAACGACTTTCACCTTCTAG
- a CDS encoding fatty acid desaturase, with protein sequence MTIATPTSVNLRTYVSKQKAFWNEIAITYTFLGYVGGIALLFLTNTWLNIVGVVLLTHSLIYSAYLSHEFMHGTIFKDRRRNVIFGQLMVWLNGGCYYGLQALTLQHIAHHIDRVDVFTFDIPAAIQKLSTPVRKIIFALEWCYFPIVSFWSRWRAIWKNWQKPEQTQRITCILAIRLTAFILIGIISFKALLLYFLSYVGMITVLRWIDAFQHTYEAFPVGTQLPKRDRDHEQLHTYSNLISRRYPWLNLLVLNFGYHNAHHAVMKCPWHSIPELDNELAQDKNVNYISLSQQLVNFHRYRVSRLISGQGDTNGEMGNRNYEQFFGAVDVSFITLY encoded by the coding sequence GTGACTATTGCTACCCCTACATCCGTTAATCTTCGCACCTATGTAAGTAAGCAAAAAGCGTTTTGGAACGAAATTGCCATTACCTATACTTTCTTGGGATACGTAGGTGGGATAGCGTTACTCTTTTTGACTAATACTTGGCTGAATATTGTAGGTGTTGTCTTATTAACTCATAGCCTCATTTATTCAGCATATCTTAGTCATGAATTTATGCACGGTACGATTTTTAAAGATCGTCGTCGAAACGTTATCTTCGGTCAACTAATGGTGTGGCTTAATGGAGGTTGTTACTATGGCTTACAGGCTTTAACTCTCCAACATATAGCTCATCATATAGACAGAGTTGATGTTTTTACCTTTGACATTCCCGCTGCAATCCAGAAATTATCTACCCCAGTCCGTAAAATAATTTTTGCCTTGGAATGGTGCTACTTTCCCATCGTTTCTTTTTGGTCGCGTTGGCGAGCAATCTGGAAAAACTGGCAAAAACCAGAACAAACTCAACGAATCACTTGCATTTTGGCAATTAGATTAACTGCTTTTATTTTAATCGGCATAATTTCTTTTAAAGCTTTATTGTTATATTTTTTATCCTATGTGGGAATGATTACAGTATTGCGCTGGATAGATGCATTCCAACATACCTACGAGGCTTTTCCTGTGGGTACGCAACTACCTAAGCGCGATCGCGATCATGAACAACTACATACTTATTCTAATCTGATATCTCGTCGTTATCCTTGGCTCAATTTACTAGTATTAAATTTTGGTTATCACAATGCCCACCATGCAGTAATGAAATGCCCTTGGCATAGCATACCTGAATTAGATAATGAACTAGCTCAAGATAAAAACGTGAACTATATCTCTCTATCTCAACAATTAGTTAATTTTCACCGCTACCGTGTATCTCGTCTTATTTCAGGACAAGGAGATACAAATGGTGAAATGGGAAATCGTAACTACGAGCAATTTTTTGGCGCAGTAGATGTTTCTTTTATCACTCTGTACTAA